A single window of Electrophorus electricus isolate fEleEle1 chromosome 16, fEleEle1.pri, whole genome shotgun sequence DNA harbors:
- the creb1a gene encoding cyclic AMP-responsive element-binding protein 1a: MTMEAGTDVQQGGDTAVSETDTQQIATLAQVSMAAGQASASGPTVTLVQLPNGQTVQVHGVIQAAQPSVIQSPQVQTVQISTIAESEDSQESVDSVTDSQKRREILSRRPSYRKILNDLSSDAPAVPRIEEEKSEEDAAPAITTVTVPTPIYQTSSGQYIAITQGGAIQLANNGTDGVQGLQTLTMTNAASTQPGTTILQYAQTSDGQQILVPSNQVVVQATSGDVQAYQIRTAAASTITPGVVMASSPALSGQGTAEEATRKREVRLMKNREAARECRRKKKEYVKCLENRVAVLENQNKTLIEELKALKDLYCHKSE, translated from the exons ATGACCATGGAGGCAGGAACAGATGTCCAGCAGGGTGGCGACACTGCTGTCTCTGAGACGGACACCCAGCAGATTGCCACCTTGGCACAG GTTTCCATGGCGGCGGGGCAGGCTTCAGCCAGTGGCCCCACCGTGACCCTGGTTCAGCTGCCCAACGGTCAGACGGTGCAGGTTCATGGGGTCATCCAGGCAGCGCAGCCCTCAGTCATCCAATCCCCGCAGGTCCAAACGGTACAG ATCTCCACCATTGCAGAGAGTGAGGATTCCCAGGAGTCTGTGGACAGTGTGACAGACTCCCAGAAACGCAGGGAGATTCTCTCCAGGCGTCCCTCTTACAG AAAGATCCTGAATGACCTATCGTCGGACGCCCCGGCGGTGCCACGGATAGAGGAGGAGAAATCCGAGGAGGATGCAGCCCCGGCCATAACCACGGTCACCGTGCCAACACCCATCTACCAGACAAGCAGTGGACAGTACA TTGCCATCACACAGGGCGGCGCCATCCAGCTGGCCAATAACGGAACAGACGGCGTGCAGGGCCTCCAGACACTCACCATGACCAACGCGGCCAGCACCCAGCCAGGCACCACCATCCTGCAGTACGCCCAGACCAGCGACGGGCAGCAGATCCTGGTGCCCAGCAACCAGGTGGTGGTGCAGG CCACGTCTGGTGACGTGCAGGCCTACCAGATCCGCACAGCTGCTGCCAGCACCATCACCCCAGGAGTGGTGATGGCCTCGTCGCCCGCCCTGTCCGGCCAGGGTACTGCCGAGGAGGCCACACGCAAGAGAGAGGTCCGCCTCATGAAGAACAG GGAGGCAGCGCGGGAGTGCCGTCGAAAGAAGAAGGAGTATGTGAAATGTCTGGAGAACCGTGTGGCCGTGCTGGAGAACCAGAACAAAACCCTCATTGAGGAGCTCAAAGCACTTAAGGACCTGTACTGTCACAAATCTGAATAA
- the chmp2bb gene encoding charged multivesicular body protein 2b: MASLFKKKTVDDVIKEQTKELRGTQRQITRDRTALEKQEKQLEMEIKKMAKTGNKEACKILAKQLVQLRKQKTRTYAVSSKVTSMSTQTKLMHSQMKMAGAMGATTKTMQAVNKKMDPQKTLQTMQNFQKETAKMEMTEELMNDTLDELFEDSGDEDESQDIVNQVLDEIGIEISGKMVHAPSAGRAKPAASASKADGISDEDIERQLKALGVD; encoded by the exons ATGGCTTCGCTATTTAAGAAGAAGACTGTAGATG ACGTCATTAAAGAGCAGACCAAAGAGTTGAGAGGCACGCAGAGACAGATCACGCGAGATCGGACGGCActggagaaacaggaaaaacaactg GAGATGGAGATAAAGAAAATGGCCAAAACAGGAAACAAGGAGGCATGTAAGATCCTGGCCAAGCAGCTGGTGCAGCTGAGGAAGCAGAAGACGCGCACGTATGCCGTTAGCTCGAAAGTCACGTCCATGTCCACGCAGACCAAACTCATGCACTCACAGATGAAGATGGCAGGGGCCATGGGCGCCACCACAAAA ACAATGCAGGCAGTTAATAAAAAAATGGATCCTCAGAAGACCTTGCAGACCATGCAAAATTTCCAGAAGGAAACAGCCAAGATGGAGATGACTGAAGAACTTA TGAATGATACACTGGACGAGCTCTTTGAAGATTCGGGCGATGAGGACGAATCTCAGGACATTGTAAACCAGGTGCTGGATGAGATTGGCATTGAGATCTCAGGAAAG ATGGTCCACGCTCCCTCCGCCGGCAGAGCCAAGCCTGCAGCCTCCGCCTCCAAAGCAGATGGGATATCGGATGAGGATATAGAGAGACAACTAAAAGCCCTCGGAGTGGACTAA